One segment of Deltaproteobacteria bacterium DNA contains the following:
- a CDS encoding sigma 54-interacting transcriptional regulator: MGTSPPRPGDPLLVLGELLDREVALGELLTGVVRRIAQAMRADRGTLYLLDRAREELFSKAADLPELSEIRLALGQGVAGHVAQTGETLNVPTTNADPRFFSGIDARTGYETRSILAVPLRDSQGDLIGVVQLLNKQGGPFTRDDEMTLTALAEQAAAAVEATTLYDALFRGEAAPAGVAQGKVDSRFNRIIGESAVMQRAYDLTTRAARSEATVLIHGESGTGKELFARAVHVNSRRSEGPFVKVDCAALPESLIENELFGHEKGAYTGADARAEGKFDAAAGGTLFLDEIGELPLSAQSKLLRVLQDHTFLRVGGTEQVEADVRVVTATNRDLEQMVKEGRFRSDLYYRVRVVDILLPPLRERGEADLRRLVLHFIQSTARRHGREVPALSEGAWSRLLSYRWPGNVRELEHCIESAVVICDETVIQPADLPLPDRGAERSRAGEPGALELGPAATLEEVEREHIRRVLESVDGNRSEAARSLGIGRSTLLRKIARYGL, translated from the coding sequence GTGGGCACCTCTCCTCCACGACCTGGCGACCCGCTCCTGGTGCTCGGTGAGCTCCTCGACCGGGAGGTCGCCCTCGGCGAGCTCCTGACCGGGGTGGTGCGCCGCATCGCCCAGGCCATGCGGGCCGACCGGGGCACCCTCTACCTGCTGGACCGGGCGCGGGAGGAGCTCTTCTCCAAGGCCGCCGACCTGCCCGAGCTCTCGGAGATCCGGCTGGCCCTCGGCCAGGGGGTGGCCGGGCACGTCGCGCAGACCGGCGAGACCCTCAACGTGCCCACCACCAACGCCGACCCCCGCTTCTTCTCGGGGATCGACGCCCGGACGGGCTACGAGACGCGCTCGATCCTGGCGGTGCCCCTCCGGGACAGCCAGGGCGACCTGATCGGGGTCGTGCAGCTGCTCAACAAGCAGGGCGGCCCCTTCACCCGGGACGATGAGATGACCCTCACCGCCCTGGCCGAGCAGGCCGCGGCCGCGGTGGAGGCCACCACCCTCTACGACGCCCTCTTCCGGGGCGAGGCCGCCCCCGCCGGGGTCGCCCAGGGGAAAGTCGACAGCCGCTTCAACCGGATCATCGGCGAGTCGGCGGTGATGCAGCGCGCCTACGACCTCACCACCCGCGCCGCCCGCTCCGAGGCCACGGTGCTCATCCACGGCGAGAGCGGCACGGGCAAGGAGCTCTTCGCCCGGGCGGTGCACGTGAACTCCCGGCGCAGCGAGGGCCCCTTCGTGAAGGTGGACTGCGCCGCCCTCCCCGAGAGCCTCATCGAGAACGAGCTCTTCGGCCACGAGAAGGGCGCCTACACCGGCGCCGACGCCCGGGCCGAGGGGAAGTTCGACGCGGCCGCCGGCGGCACCCTCTTCCTCGACGAGATCGGGGAGCTGCCCCTCTCCGCCCAGTCCAAGCTGCTGCGCGTCCTGCAGGATCACACCTTCCTGCGGGTGGGCGGCACCGAGCAGGTGGAGGCGGACGTCCGGGTGGTCACCGCCACCAACCGCGACCTGGAGCAGATGGTGAAGGAGGGCCGCTTCCGGAGCGACCTCTACTACCGGGTGCGGGTGGTCGACATCCTCCTGCCCCCGCTGCGGGAGCGCGGAGAGGCCGACCTGCGGCGCCTGGTGCTGCACTTCATCCAGAGCACGGCCCGGCGCCACGGCCGCGAGGTCCCGGCCCTCTCCGAGGGGGCCTGGAGCCGGCTGCTCTCCTACCGCTGGCCCGGGAACGTGCGGGAGCTCGAGCACTGCATCGAGAGCGCGGTGGTCATCTGCGACGAGACCGTCATCCAGCCCGCCGACCTGCCCCTGCCCGATCGGGGGGCCGAGCGGAGCCGCGCGGGGGAGCCCGGCGCCCTCGAGCTCGGGCCCGCCGCCACCCTCGAGGAGGTCGAGCGGGAGCACATCCGGCGGGTCCTCGAGAGCGTGGACGGGAACCGCAGCGAGGCCGCCCGCTCGCTGGGGATCGGCCGCAGCA